A window of Fundulus heteroclitus isolate FHET01 chromosome 15, MU-UCD_Fhet_4.1, whole genome shotgun sequence contains these coding sequences:
- the blk gene encoding tyrosine-protein kinase Blk produces the protein MGCACSGQKEVKDENTFFKIKNPQTSNSSNRTERSANTYSSNDENAFIALHDFKGTNDNDLSFKKGDKLKILQESGEWWLAKSLLTEEEGFVPSNYVARADTLEVEKWFFKDLSRRETERLLQAPGNKPGSFLVRESETSKGSYSLSVRDHDHDHGDVVKHYKIRCLDKGGYYISPSKTFPSLQELVKYYTRTADGLCVRLYAPCKPKAPQQPWAQDEWEIPRETLKMVKKLGAGQFGEVWMGFYKNTQKVAIKTLKEGTMEPEAFLQEANLMKQLQHDRLVRLHAVVTREPILIVTEFMINGCLLDFLKTDEGKKLKMNKLIDMSAQIAEGMAYIEKKNYIHRDLRAANILVSETLHCKIADFGLARIIENEYTAQEGAKFPIKWTAPEAINYGTFTIKSDVWSFGILLTEMVTYGRIPYPGMTNPEVIRNLDKFYRMPQPEGCPEELYDIMMMCWKQKPEERPTFDYLQNTLNDFFIATEGQYEKQP, from the exons ATGGGCTGCGCTTGCAGTGGCCAGAAAGAAGTAAAAGATgagaatacatttttcaaaataaagaaccCCCAGACATCCAACTCATCAAACCGCACA gaACGAAGCGCAAACACCTATTCATCTAACG atgaaaatgcatttatagCGCTGCACGACTTCAAAGGGACCAATGACAACGACCTTTCCTTCAAAAAGGGAGACAAACTCAAAATTTTGCAGGA GAGTGGAGAATGGTGGCTGGCCAAGTCACTTCTCACCGAAGAGGAGGGCTTCGTTCCGTCTAATTATGTAGCCAGAGCAGATACGCTGGAGGTGGAGAA GTGGTTTTTCAAAGATTTGAGTCGAAGAGAGACCGAACGACTGCTTCAAGCGCCTGGAAATAAACCAGGCTCCTTTCTTGTTCGAGAGAGCGAGACGAGTAAAG GGTCGTACTCGCTTTCAGTAAGAGACCACGACCATGACCATGGAGATGTGGTAAAACACTACAAGATTCGCTGTCTGGACAAAGGTGGTTACTATATCTCCCCCTCCAAAACCTTCCCGTCCTTACAAGAGCTGGTCAAGTACTATACAC GTACCGCAGACGGGTTGTGTGTGCGGCTGTATGCCCCTTGTAAACCGAAGGCCCCTCAGCAGCCGTGGGCTCAGGATGAATGGGAGATTCCCCGAGAGACGCTGAAAATGGTGAAGAAACTGGGCGCTGGGCAGTTTGGAGAAGTTTGGATGG GCTTCTACAAGAACACCCAAAAGGTTGCCATCAAGACGCTGAAGGAGGGAACGATGGAGCCCGAGGCCTTTCTTCAGGAAGCTAACCTCATGAAGCAGCTGCAGCACGATCGACTTGTACGACTCCATGCCGTGGTCACCAGAGAGCCCATTCTCATTGTGACCGAGTTTATGATCAATG GCTGCCTCCTTGACTTTCTAAAAACGGATGAAGGGAAAAAGCTCAAGATGAACAAGTTGATCGATATGTCAGCGCAG ATAGCTGAGGGCATGGCGTACATTGAGAAGAAGAACTATATTCACCGTGACCTGCGAGCAGCTAACATACTTGTCAGTGAGACGCTGCATTGCAAGATAGCCGACTTTGGCCTGGCCAGGATCATTGAGAATGAATACACGGCACAGGAAG GTGCCAAGTTCCCCATCAAATGGACAGCGCCAGAGGCCATCAACTATGGCACGTTTACCATCAAATCAGATGTCTGGTCCTTTGGGATCCTGCTGACAGAAATGGTCACCTATGGAAGAATACCTTACCCAG GAATGACCAATCCAGAGGTGATCAGGAACCTGGACAAGTTTTACAGGATGCCCCAGCCGGAAGGTTGCCCCGAGGAACTCTACGATATCATGATGATGTGCTGGAAACAAAAGCCTGAAGAACGGCCCACTTTTGACTACCTACAGAACACTCTCAATGATTTCTTTATTGCCACAGAGGGACAATATGAGAAGCAACCATAG